Proteins encoded together in one Chitinophaga varians window:
- a CDS encoding RNA polymerase sigma factor: protein MSRSSIPDEREQLTAIAAGNEAAYTRMFNAYSQQVFNAAMLYLKDHTAASEVVQEIFMRVWLKREMLDTVDDFSDYLFILTRNHIYDSFRRQLVKEKAMAYLGMQDPGYANDTDHVVQEHQYQQILHNAIDSLPPARKKIYLARKQGLSNEEISHQLNISVHTVKKQLQLALRSLRSIIKQQLNHFWIF from the coding sequence TTGTCAAGGTCATCTATCCCGGATGAAAGAGAGCAACTGACAGCGATAGCAGCAGGTAACGAGGCCGCCTACACGCGCATGTTTAACGCCTACAGCCAACAGGTGTTCAACGCTGCTATGCTATATCTGAAAGACCACACCGCCGCCAGCGAAGTAGTGCAGGAGATCTTTATGAGGGTATGGTTAAAACGGGAGATGCTGGACACTGTCGATGATTTTTCCGACTATCTGTTTATACTGACCCGTAACCATATCTATGACAGCTTTCGCAGGCAGCTGGTAAAAGAGAAGGCCATGGCCTATCTCGGGATGCAGGACCCGGGCTATGCCAATGATACGGACCATGTGGTGCAGGAACACCAATACCAGCAAATACTGCATAACGCCATCGACTCGCTGCCGCCGGCGCGCAAAAAGATATATCTCGCCCGCAAACAGGGGCTGAGCAACGAAGAAATCTCCCATCAGCTTAATATCTCCGTACACACCGTTAAAAAACAATTACAACTGGCCCTGCGGTCTTTACGGTCTATTATCAAACAGCAGCTCAATCATTTCTGGATTTTTTGA
- a CDS encoding FecR family protein has translation MTVAEIRQLLEKYKHQPLSPDELAQLQQAVASGAFEEEIKADILHTLHAQSAPEVEWPEAEKAALLQQVLQTSPLQPVRGPYARKRWTYAAAAVLAAGIITSVAFLMRRPATKAPMAAAVKSNPLAPGSNKAMLILADNSTITLDSNNTGALAVQGNTQISNTNGALTYKGNGDNKQPLYNTVATPRGGQYQLTLADGSKIWLNAASSIRFPAAFTGNERLVEITGEVYFEVAQQADKPFRVKVTTPGMEEMSITVLGTSFNVMAYADEQAVRTTLVDGAVKVARGTQQSLLKPGYQASIEPDGGTFTTSTADVEQALAWKEGKFRFRNTNIRTIMRQLARWYDIEVAYDGNVSDIDLTGVISRREDADALLKALETTQRIKFTVDGRTITAKPVTPH, from the coding sequence ATGACCGTCGCTGAAATCAGGCAATTACTGGAAAAATACAAGCATCAGCCGCTGAGCCCGGATGAGCTGGCACAACTGCAACAGGCAGTGGCCAGCGGTGCTTTTGAGGAGGAAATCAAGGCTGATATCCTGCATACCCTGCATGCGCAGTCAGCCCCTGAAGTGGAATGGCCGGAAGCAGAAAAGGCCGCTTTATTGCAACAGGTACTGCAAACTTCACCCTTGCAGCCTGTACGTGGCCCCTATGCCCGGAAACGCTGGACCTATGCCGCAGCAGCGGTACTGGCAGCCGGCATTATTACCAGCGTGGCGTTCCTCATGCGCCGCCCTGCCACGAAAGCGCCCATGGCCGCGGCGGTGAAATCCAATCCACTGGCGCCGGGCAGCAACAAAGCCATGCTCATACTGGCCGACAACAGCACTATTACGCTGGACAGCAATAACACCGGCGCGTTGGCCGTACAGGGCAATACACAGATCAGCAACACCAACGGCGCGCTGACCTATAAAGGCAACGGTGACAATAAACAGCCCTTGTACAATACCGTGGCCACGCCACGCGGCGGCCAATACCAGCTTACGCTGGCCGATGGCAGCAAAATATGGCTCAACGCCGCCAGCAGTATCCGTTTCCCGGCGGCATTCACCGGAAACGAGCGACTGGTAGAGATTACGGGAGAAGTGTATTTTGAAGTGGCCCAACAGGCTGACAAACCGTTCCGGGTAAAAGTCACCACGCCCGGCATGGAAGAAATGAGCATCACCGTACTGGGCACCAGTTTTAACGTAATGGCCTACGCCGATGAACAAGCGGTCCGCACCACTCTCGTGGACGGCGCAGTGAAGGTGGCCCGCGGCACCCAACAAAGCCTGCTCAAACCCGGCTATCAGGCCAGTATTGAACCTGATGGCGGCACTTTTACCACCAGTACCGCTGATGTTGAACAGGCCCTCGCCTGGAAAGAAGGTAAATTCCGCTTCCGTAACACCAACATCCGCACCATCATGCGGCAGCTTGCCCGCTGGTACGATATAGAGGTAGCTTATGACGGCAACGTGTCTGACATTGACCTCACGGGCGTGATCTCCCGCCGGGAAGATGCCGATGCCCTGCTCAAAGCCCTCGAAACCACCCAACGCATAAAATTTACAGTGGACGGGCGTACCATCACCGCCAAACCGGTGACGCCACACTAG